Proteins from a single region of Fusobacterium gonidiaformans ATCC 25563:
- a CDS encoding DUF4418 family protein, whose product MKKNIFEKLGILLSIILLLIPKWIAPVCPGLKEDGGHMGCYYSGNLVMKIAVVMIILCILMIVLAKYKYVKLLGSAIIIALSAFSYLIPHGMTHMHNEIGKPYGFCKMETMACRVHHTFEIVGIVAGIIAIVMIINIITILLKKEK is encoded by the coding sequence ATGAAAAAAAATATATTTGAAAAATTGGGAATTTTACTATCTATTATTTTGCTTTTAATTCCAAAATGGATTGCCCCTGTTTGTCCAGGATTGAAAGAAGATGGAGGACACATGGGTTGCTATTATAGTGGAAATTTAGTGATGAAAATCGCAGTAGTGATGATTATTTTATGTATTCTTATGATTGTTTTAGCGAAATATAAATATGTAAAATTGCTAGGGAGTGCCATCATCATTGCTTTATCTGCTTTCAGTTATTTAATTCCTCATGGAATGACCCATATGCACAATGAAATAGGGAAACCTTATGGATTTTGTAAAATGGAAACTATGGCATGTAGAGTGCATCATACTTTTGAAATTGTAGGAATTGTTGCCGGGATTATAGCTATTGTTATGATTATTAACATCATAACAATCTTGTTGAAGAAGGAAAAGTAA
- a CDS encoding Fe-S-containing protein — protein MLKFYIDVVSFLTIFAFLVGIILAFLKEEKKMFLNILMLVISVLGISLTTAMIVFKQLYPQKMVKISLFYNRLALSMGMIFILLSILFFIFTLVQKRKMLPLVIITSGLATYFLAFTVFPQVYALTKEFIAFGEDSFGTQSLLRLGGYLLGVLTVVVMGLSIYKMYFRFHLPQRKVFALFIFLIVSLDFILRGVSALARLRFLKASNPFVFQVMILEDKGNLPIFVMFLVAFVFSVLLFLENLKVKGSFKNRAMLRKEKARLKNNRAWSITLCFMSILVVLSVTLVHSYINKPVELTPAQPYQEEGNKIIIPLTDVEDGHLHRFSYKATGGNDVRFIVVKKPKGGSYGVGLDACDICGVAGYYERNDDVICKRCDVVMNKSTIGFKGGCNPVPFEYEIVNKKIIIDKAVLEQEKDRFPVGE, from the coding sequence ATGCTAAAATTTTACATTGATGTTGTAAGTTTTTTAACGATTTTTGCTTTTTTAGTAGGAATAATTTTAGCATTTTTGAAGGAAGAAAAAAAGATGTTTTTGAATATTCTCATGCTTGTTATTTCTGTTCTGGGAATATCTTTGACGACTGCCATGATTGTGTTTAAGCAGTTATATCCTCAAAAAATGGTAAAAATTTCTCTGTTTTATAACAGACTGGCTTTGAGTATGGGAATGATTTTTATATTACTTTCTATACTCTTCTTTATTTTTACACTTGTTCAGAAAAGGAAAATGCTACCACTTGTAATTATCACATCCGGTTTGGCTACTTATTTTTTAGCCTTTACAGTTTTCCCACAAGTGTACGCTTTGACAAAGGAATTTATTGCTTTTGGAGAAGATTCTTTTGGGACACAATCTCTTTTGAGATTAGGAGGCTATTTATTAGGAGTTCTTACAGTTGTTGTTATGGGCTTATCTATCTATAAGATGTATTTTAGATTTCATTTGCCTCAACGCAAAGTTTTTGCACTTTTCATTTTTTTAATCGTAAGTTTAGATTTTATTTTACGGGGAGTGTCCGCTCTAGCAAGATTACGTTTTTTAAAAGCAAGCAATCCCTTTGTTTTTCAAGTTATGATTTTGGAAGATAAGGGCAATTTACCAATTTTTGTTATGTTTCTAGTTGCTTTTGTCTTTTCCGTTTTATTGTTTTTAGAAAATTTAAAAGTAAAAGGAAGCTTTAAAAACAGAGCTATGTTGCGAAAAGAAAAAGCAAGATTGAAAAATAATCGGGCATGGTCCATCACCTTATGTTTTATGTCTATTTTGGTGGTGTTATCTGTAACTTTAGTTCACAGTTATATCAATAAACCGGTAGAATTGACTCCGGCACAACCTTATCAAGAAGAAGGAAATAAAATTATTATTCCTTTAACAGATGTTGAGGACGGGCATTTACATAGGTTTTCTTACAAGGCAACGGGAGGAAATGATGTTAGATTTATTGTCGTCAAAAAGCCGAAAGGTGGTAGCTACGGAGTTGGATTGGACGCTTGTGATATCTGTGGAGTTGCCGGTTATTATGAAAGAAATGATGATGTAATCTGTAAACGTTGTGATGTGGTTATGAACAAATCGACAATTGGTTTCAAAGGGGGTTGCAATCCTGTTCCTTTTGAATATGAAATTGTAAATAAAAAAATTATAATTGATAAAGCGGTTTTAGAGCAGGAAAAAGATCGCTTTCCGGTGGGTGAGTAG
- a CDS encoding DUF4241 domain-containing protein: protein MPIGTHPVKICVVSEEVSGDRYACVKVEINKNKVMRYELAMVGNENLDEEMEKGDYFGFGVDCGMACIADVKTQEAFKKYWKQREREEEGIDPYNDLFDNLLEENFKTNPKYQRECGDWLNWRIPETEYNVLIFASGWGDGYYPCYFGYDVQGKISAVYIHFIDIQSDYID from the coding sequence GTGCCTATAGGAACACACCCTGTCAAAATTTGCGTTGTCAGTGAAGAGGTATCAGGAGACCGCTACGCCTGTGTGAAGGTTGAAATTAACAAAAACAAAGTGATGAGATATGAACTGGCTATGGTGGGGAATGAAAATCTCGATGAAGAAATGGAAAAAGGAGATTATTTCGGTTTTGGAGTGGACTGTGGTATGGCTTGCATTGCGGATGTGAAAACTCAGGAAGCCTTTAAGAAATATTGGAAACAACGCGAAAGAGAAGAAGAAGGAATTGACCCGTATAACGACTTGTTTGACAATCTATTGGAAGAAAATTTCAAGACGAATCCAAAATATCAAAGAGAATGTGGTGACTGGCTGAATTGGAGAATTCCGGAAACGGAGTATAATGTTCTTATCTTTGCTTCCGGTTGGGGAGATGGTTACTATCCTTGTTATTTCGGATACGATGTCCAAGGGAAGATTAGTGCCGTATATATTCATTTCATTGATATTCAATCAGACTATATAGACTAA
- a CDS encoding FMN-binding protein, whose product MKKKMWILMFAMSALMIACGKKEFSNMSFQDGNYAGEYISEDSEHKDSCEVALEIKDNKIISCEAVYKDAKGNIKDEHYGENAGEEKFAKAQLAIEGFEKYSDMLLEVQDPEKVDSIAGATVSNKEFKMAVWNALEKAKK is encoded by the coding sequence ATGAAGAAAAAAATGTGGATTTTAATGTTTGCTATGTCAGCTCTTATGATAGCTTGTGGAAAAAAGGAATTTTCAAATATGAGTTTCCAAGATGGAAATTATGCAGGAGAATATATTTCAGAAGATTCGGAACATAAAGACAGTTGCGAAGTAGCATTGGAAATAAAGGATAATAAAATTATTTCCTGTGAAGCAGTATACAAAGATGCAAAAGGGAATATCAAAGATGAACATTATGGAGAAAATGCAGGAGAAGAAAAATTTGCAAAAGCACAATTGGCAATAGAAGGTTTTGAAAAATATTCCGATATGTTATTGGAAGTACAAGATCCTGAAAAAGTAGATTCTATTGCAGGAGCTACGGTATCTAATAAAGAATTTAAAATGGCTGTATGGAATGCTTTAGAAAAAGCAAAAAAATAA
- a CDS encoding ABC transporter permease, producing the protein MFWRMVRGTLFRQRNKMVMIAFTVALGVSLATAMMNVMLGVGDKVNKELKTYGANITVMHKDASILDDLYGIHGEDVSDKFLLEEEIPKVKQIFWGFNIVDFAPYLERSIEVKGFLEKVKIYGTWFHHHLVMPTGEELDTGIKNLKNWWEVKGEWLEEEDENEIMLGSLLAGKYNYQVGDTLEFTSDSGIKKLKIKGIFNSGGDDDSSIYANLKTVQDLFDLKGKISLLEVSALTTPDNDLAKKAAQDPNSLTISEYETWYCTAYVSSISYQLQEALTDSVAKPNRQVAESEGTILNKTELLMLLICILSSFASALGISNLITASVIERSQEIGLIKAIGGTSTRIILLILTEIVLSGIFGGIFGYVAGIGFTQVIGKTVFSSYIEPAIIVIPIDIALVFAVTILGSIPAIRYLLALKPTEVLHGR; encoded by the coding sequence ATGTTTTGGAGAATGGTAAGAGGAACATTATTTCGACAGAGAAATAAAATGGTTATGATAGCTTTTACAGTGGCATTGGGAGTTTCTCTAGCAACTGCCATGATGAATGTTATGTTGGGAGTTGGAGATAAAGTAAATAAGGAACTAAAAACTTATGGTGCAAATATTACGGTCATGCACAAAGATGCTTCTATTTTGGATGACCTATACGGGATTCACGGAGAAGATGTTTCGGATAAGTTTTTACTGGAAGAAGAAATTCCAAAAGTAAAACAAATATTTTGGGGATTTAATATTGTAGATTTCGCTCCTTATTTGGAGAGAAGTATAGAAGTGAAAGGCTTCCTTGAAAAAGTAAAAATATATGGAACTTGGTTTCATCATCATTTAGTCATGCCGACAGGAGAAGAGTTAGATACCGGTATTAAGAATTTAAAAAATTGGTGGGAAGTCAAAGGGGAATGGCTGGAAGAAGAGGATGAAAATGAAATTATGTTAGGAAGTTTGCTTGCTGGAAAATATAATTATCAAGTTGGAGATACTTTAGAATTTACAAGTGATAGCGGAATAAAAAAACTTAAGATTAAAGGAATTTTTAATTCAGGTGGAGATGATGATTCCAGTATTTATGCTAATTTAAAAACAGTTCAAGATTTATTTGATTTAAAAGGGAAAATTAGTTTATTGGAAGTATCCGCTTTGACAACTCCGGATAATGATTTGGCAAAAAAGGCGGCACAAGATCCTAATAGTTTAACAATTTCCGAGTATGAAACTTGGTATTGTACTGCTTATGTCAGCTCTATCAGTTATCAATTGCAAGAGGCATTGACAGATAGTGTTGCCAAACCAAATCGACAAGTGGCGGAATCGGAAGGAACTATTTTAAATAAGACGGAACTTTTGATGTTGTTAATTTGTATTTTAAGTTCCTTTGCGTCTGCTTTAGGAATTTCTAATTTGATTACTGCTTCTGTGATTGAAAGAAGTCAGGAAATTGGTTTAATTAAAGCGATAGGGGGAACCAGTACGAGAATTATTCTTTTAATCTTAACAGAAATTGTTCTCTCGGGAATCTTTGGAGGAATTTTTGGATATGTGGCAGGAATTGGATTTACGCAGGTCATAGGAAAGACCGTTTTTTCTTCTTATATTGAGCCTGCCATTATTGTGATTCCTATTGATATTGCCCTTGTGTTTGCAGTTACTATTTTGGGAAGTATTCCGGCTATACGATATTTGTTGGCATTGAAACCAACAGAAGTATTACATGGTAGATAG
- a CDS encoding ABC transporter ATP-binding protein has translation MLEIKNISKSYMRASQSFYAVNNVNLNIEKGDFIHIIGRSGSGKSTLLNILAGLLSADKGEVLLEGQNYTLLEDEEKSKFRNENIGFIPQSPALLSYLNVLENIRLAYDLYHTDGSSEEKARYFLKELGLEHLANSYPKELSGGELRRVIILRALITDVKILIADEPTSDLDIEATREVMELLQKLNERGLTILIVTHELDTLKYGKSIYTMSEGVLTPGNHLTKTS, from the coding sequence ATGTTAGAAATCAAAAATATATCAAAATCTTATATGAGAGCAAGTCAATCTTTTTATGCTGTAAATAATGTCAATTTAAACATAGAAAAAGGTGATTTTATTCATATTATTGGAAGAAGTGGAAGTGGGAAATCCACTTTACTAAATATTTTGGCAGGATTGCTCTCAGCAGATAAAGGAGAAGTGCTTTTAGAAGGACAAAATTACACTCTTTTAGAAGATGAAGAAAAATCAAAATTTCGAAATGAAAATATCGGCTTTATACCTCAATCTCCTGCCTTACTTTCTTATTTAAATGTATTGGAAAATATTAGACTTGCCTATGATTTATATCATACAGATGGAAGTTCTGAAGAAAAAGCAAGGTACTTTTTAAAGGAGTTGGGTTTGGAACATCTTGCTAATTCTTATCCAAAGGAATTGTCCGGTGGAGAATTGAGAAGAGTCATTATTCTTCGAGCTTTGATAACGGATGTTAAAATTTTAATTGCAGATGAACCAACTTCCGATTTGGATATTGAAGCAACAAGAGAAGTTATGGAATTATTACAAAAATTAAATGAAAGAGGACTTACCATTCTTATTGTCACACACGAATTGGATACTTTAAAATATGGAAAAAGTATTTATACCATGTCTGAAGGGGTATTGACTCCCGGGAATCATTTGACAAAAACATCATAA
- a CDS encoding peptide ABC transporter substrate-binding protein, whose product MKMQKKLKYLLCLFSLFFFACSSEKQELEKREQILYTAMPKKEYHLIPNHYEKNDRALITQLWEGLTELKDGGVRFIEVTDIQHSQDFLTWTFHLRDDLTWSNGEKITAESYRKSWLDSLKNSPMIEEKYRMFVVKNAEKFSENKVSEKEVGIQVKDNVLEVTLNTPIPNFDEWVSNPIFYPLHPKNETLKEEDKIVNAAFKIASFQENKIILEKNEDYWDAVNTRLKKVDISLVEDGIMAYEMFPRYEIDIFGAPFYEIPFERLKQANTLPEKLVFPVMKYYYISIPNENKERFLEKSNVKLRELLYAVSDPEFMGRVILQNDSPSIFPHPHPSSEIITKSKEEFENLQQKENFVFSESPYVAKFDSNSLLEKKLLLSTLKEWISSFKFPIRVTSEKEAKTSFEIKNYLVGTNQKEDFYYYISKKYGKNLKTEEEFLKDLPVIPLLQENTSLLLHSDIQGLSVAPSGDIYLKYIVII is encoded by the coding sequence ATGAAAATGCAAAAAAAATTGAAATATCTCTTATGCCTCTTCTCACTTTTTTTCTTTGCCTGTTCTTCGGAAAAACAAGAATTAGAAAAAAGAGAGCAAATTCTATACACTGCTATGCCCAAAAAGGAATATCATCTAATTCCTAATCATTATGAAAAAAATGATAGAGCATTAATTACTCAATTATGGGAAGGATTAACAGAATTAAAAGACGGGGGAGTTCGATTTATTGAAGTCACTGATATTCAACATAGTCAAGACTTCTTAACATGGACCTTCCATTTACGAGACGATCTTACATGGTCCAATGGGGAAAAAATCACAGCAGAAAGCTATCGAAAAAGTTGGTTGGACAGCTTAAAAAATTCTCCTATGATAGAAGAGAAATACCGAATGTTTGTTGTTAAAAATGCTGAAAAATTTTCTGAAAATAAAGTTTCTGAAAAGGAAGTGGGAATTCAAGTAAAAGATAATGTACTTGAAGTTACTTTGAATACGCCTATTCCCAACTTTGATGAATGGGTAAGTAATCCTATTTTTTATCCTCTTCATCCAAAAAATGAAACTTTAAAAGAAGAAGATAAAATTGTGAATGCTGCTTTCAAGATCGCTTCTTTTCAAGAAAATAAAATTATATTGGAAAAAAATGAAGATTATTGGGATGCTGTGAACACTCGACTTAAAAAAGTGGATATCAGTTTAGTGGAAGACGGAATTATGGCTTATGAAATGTTTCCACGATATGAAATTGATATTTTTGGTGCTCCCTTTTATGAGATTCCTTTTGAACGTTTAAAACAAGCAAATACTCTTCCTGAAAAATTGGTTTTTCCAGTTATGAAATATTACTATATCTCTATTCCGAATGAAAATAAGGAAAGATTTTTAGAGAAATCAAATGTAAAGCTAAGAGAGCTGTTGTATGCTGTCAGTGATCCGGAATTTATGGGAAGAGTCATTCTTCAAAATGATTCTCCATCTATTTTTCCACATCCTCATCCAAGTTCGGAAATCATTACAAAAAGTAAAGAAGAATTTGAAAATCTGCAACAAAAAGAAAACTTTGTTTTTTCAGAATCTCCTTATGTAGCTAAATTTGATTCTAATAGTCTATTAGAAAAAAAGCTATTGCTTTCTACTCTGAAAGAGTGGATTAGCAGTTTTAAGTTTCCTATTCGAGTTACTTCAGAGAAAGAAGCAAAAACAAGTTTTGAAATAAAAAACTATCTGGTGGGAACAAATCAAAAGGAAGATTTCTATTACTATATTTCAAAAAAATATGGAAAGAATCTAAAAACAGAAGAAGAATTTTTGAAAGACTTGCCTGTTATCCCTCTTCTTCAAGAAAATACAAGTCTTTTATTACATTCCGACATTCAAGGCTTATCGGTAGCACCAAGCGGAGATATTTATCTAAAATACATTGTAATCATATAA
- a CDS encoding ABC transporter permease, which translates to MTKRKMYMKLVLNSLIRRKARMIVALLAIAIGATIMSGLVTIYYDIPRQLGKEFRSYGANFVVLPSGNEKISEEEFQNLKSKIKVHNVVGIAPYRYETTKINQQPYILTGTDMIEVKNNSPFWYIEGEWTTNEDTENVMIGKEISKKLNLQIGDSFTVEGPKAGTKVVASKQSDSAEESKKKDFGSNFYAKKLTVKGIITTGGAEESFIFLPITLLDEILEDVIQIDGIECSVEADSKQLELLAENLESYDNNIIARPVKRVTQSQDIVLGKLQVLVLLVNIVVLVLTMISVSTTMMAVVAERRKEIGLKKALGAYNSEIKKEFLGEGSALGFIGGVLGVGLGFIFAQEVSLNVFGRAIEFQWLFAPITVIVSMLITTLACLYPVKKAMEIEPALVLKGE; encoded by the coding sequence ATGACAAAAAGAAAAATGTATATGAAGCTGGTACTAAATTCTCTTATCCGAAGAAAAGCGAGAATGATTGTTGCTTTATTGGCAATTGCTATTGGAGCGACCATTATGTCCGGACTAGTTACCATTTACTATGATATTCCTAGACAGCTTGGAAAGGAGTTTCGTTCCTATGGAGCAAACTTTGTGGTGCTACCAAGTGGAAATGAGAAAATTTCAGAAGAAGAATTTCAAAATTTAAAATCTAAAATTAAAGTACATAATGTAGTGGGAATTGCTCCCTACCGTTATGAAACGACAAAAATTAATCAGCAACCTTATATTTTAACAGGAACTGATATGATAGAAGTGAAAAATAACAGTCCTTTCTGGTATATTGAAGGAGAATGGACAACAAATGAAGATACAGAAAATGTTATGATTGGAAAAGAAATCTCTAAAAAATTAAATTTGCAAATAGGAGATAGCTTTACAGTGGAAGGTCCTAAGGCGGGAACAAAAGTCGTTGCTTCCAAACAATCGGATTCCGCTGAAGAAAGTAAGAAAAAAGATTTTGGTTCTAATTTTTATGCTAAAAAATTGACAGTGAAAGGGATTATTACTACGGGAGGAGCGGAAGAATCTTTTATTTTCTTACCAATTACTCTTTTGGATGAGATTTTAGAAGATGTGATTCAAATTGATGGAATTGAATGTTCCGTGGAAGCAGATTCTAAACAATTGGAATTGTTGGCAGAAAATTTAGAAAGCTATGATAATAACATTATTGCCAGACCGGTAAAAAGAGTAACACAATCTCAAGATATCGTATTGGGAAAATTACAAGTTTTAGTATTGTTGGTAAATATTGTAGTTTTAGTTTTGACAATGATTTCCGTTAGCACTACCATGATGGCGGTTGTTGCGGAACGAAGAAAGGAAATTGGATTAAAAAAAGCTTTAGGAGCTTATAATAGTGAAATTAAAAAGGAATTTTTGGGAGAAGGATCTGCCTTAGGATTTATTGGAGGTGTCTTAGGAGTAGGTCTAGGATTCATCTTTGCTCAAGAAGTCAGTTTGAATGTATTCGGAAGAGCCATTGAATTCCAATGGTTATTTGCACCAATCACAGTCATTGTATCAATGTTAATTACGACACTTGCTTGTCTATATCCTGTAAAGAAAGCAATGGAAATCGAACCGGCACTAGTGTTGAAAGGGGAATAA
- a CDS encoding ABC transporter ATP-binding protein: protein MEEREVLLEVKNVSKIYGDLHALKDVNLTVRKGEWVAIMGSSGSGKSTMMNIIGCMDKPSVGEVILDGQNITKETQKSLTEIRREKIGLIFQQFHLIPYLTALENVMVAQYYHSIPDEQEALDALEIVGLKERAHHLPSQLSGGEQQRVCIARALINSPEIILADEPTGNLDETNENIVINILKKLHTEGTTIIVVTHDAEVGEAAERKIILDYGKIVDDIYLK from the coding sequence ATGGAAGAACGAGAAGTATTATTGGAAGTCAAAAATGTTTCCAAAATTTACGGAGATTTACACGCTTTAAAAGATGTTAATTTAACAGTGAGAAAAGGAGAATGGGTTGCGATTATGGGATCTTCCGGTTCCGGAAAATCTACCATGATGAATATCATTGGTTGTATGGATAAACCAAGTGTTGGAGAAGTGATTTTGGATGGACAAAATATTACGAAAGAAACTCAAAAATCTTTAACAGAAATTCGAAGAGAAAAAATAGGACTTATTTTTCAACAGTTCCATTTAATACCATATTTGACAGCTTTGGAAAATGTTATGGTAGCTCAGTATTATCATAGTATTCCTGATGAGCAGGAAGCTTTGGATGCCTTAGAAATTGTAGGATTGAAAGAAAGAGCCCACCATCTTCCTAGTCAATTATCCGGTGGAGAACAACAAAGAGTATGTATTGCAAGAGCATTAATCAACAGCCCTGAAATTATTTTAGCGGATGAACCAACAGGGAACTTGGATGAAACCAATGAAAATATTGTAATCAATATCTTAAAAAAATTACATACAGAAGGAACTACTATTATAGTTGTTACTCATGATGCTGAAGTGGGAGAAGCGGCAGAACGAAAAATTATTTTGGATTATGGAAAAATTGTGGATGATATTTATTTAAAATAA
- a CDS encoding ABC transporter permease has protein sequence MKKRIDATSLAMENIRQRKTRSICMILLVALFSIIVYMGSMFSLSLRSGLDSLSNRLGADVIVVPAGYKAEIESVLLKGEPSTFYLPENTMKKLEQFEEIEQMTPQIYVATLSASCCSYPVQIMGIDIESDFLIYPWISNSIQKELDDNEAIVGSHVAGEQGEKIHFFNQELKIVGRLKSTGVGFDATVFVNQKTAKELAKASERITANRVAEEDVISSVMIKVKPGVDSVKLSSKISRALAHEGIFAMFSKKFVNTISSNLKVLSSYVGGLILIIWIFSIVILSISFMTIFNERKKEMAVLRVLGASKKMLQEIIVKEAGILSLWGAALGSFLGILLSMIILPLVAKSLTMPFLSPSILKYILIFLLSFVLGSLIGPISTIQVVRKLTEKDSYMSLKEEI, from the coding sequence ATGAAGAAGAGAATAGATGCCACGAGTCTGGCAATGGAAAATATAAGGCAACGAAAGACAAGAAGTATTTGTATGATATTACTAGTAGCTCTTTTTAGCATTATTGTATACATGGGTTCTATGTTTTCTTTAAGTTTAAGAAGTGGCTTGGACAGTCTTTCGAATCGTTTAGGAGCAGATGTGATTGTAGTTCCTGCCGGATACAAAGCAGAAATTGAAAGTGTTCTTTTAAAAGGAGAGCCTTCCACTTTTTATCTTCCGGAAAATACCATGAAAAAACTGGAGCAATTTGAGGAAATTGAACAAATGACACCTCAAATCTATGTTGCCACTCTATCGGCTTCTTGTTGTTCCTATCCTGTTCAGATTATGGGAATTGATATTGAGAGTGACTTTTTAATCTATCCTTGGATTAGCAATAGCATCCAAAAGGAATTAGATGATAATGAGGCAATTGTAGGAAGCCATGTAGCCGGAGAACAGGGAGAAAAAATTCATTTCTTTAATCAGGAACTAAAAATTGTCGGACGATTAAAGTCAACCGGAGTAGGCTTTGATGCTACTGTTTTTGTCAATCAAAAGACGGCGAAAGAATTGGCCAAAGCTTCTGAACGAATCACAGCAAATCGAGTAGCGGAAGAGGATGTGATTTCCTCTGTTATGATTAAGGTAAAGCCCGGAGTGGATTCCGTAAAGCTTTCCTCTAAAATTTCAAGAGCTCTTGCTCATGAGGGAATCTTTGCTATGTTTAGTAAGAAATTTGTAAATACCATTTCTTCCAATCTCAAGGTACTATCTTCCTATGTTGGAGGATTGATTCTGATTATTTGGATTTTTTCTATTGTGATACTAAGCATCAGTTTTATGACAATTTTTAATGAACGAAAAAAAGAAATGGCAGTTTTGAGAGTTTTGGGAGCTTCTAAAAAAATGTTACAAGAAATTATTGTGAAGGAAGCTGGGATTCTCTCTTTATGGGGAGCTGCTTTAGGAAGCTTTTTAGGAATTTTACTTTCTATGATTATTCTTCCGCTCGTGGCAAAGAGCTTGACGATGCCATTCTTATCTCCAAGTATTTTAAAATATATACTTATTTTTCTTTTGAGTTTTGTATTGGGAAGTTTGATAGGACCTATTTCTACCATTCAAGTAGTGAGAAAACTAACGGAAAAAGATAGTTATATGAGCTTAAAAGAAGAAATATAG
- a CDS encoding FTR1 family iron permease: protein MREYFKKIFMGICTFVLLFGLNYTVLEAAQKKKYDTWQDVAKDMNIEFQDAKKSIEAGDADAAYKFMNNAYFNYYEVQGFEKNVMVNISAKRVNEIEAMFRKIKHTLKGNIEGNISELDKEIDLLAVKVYKDAMVLDGVISEEAPDSEGERLFKGEVASADASTIKWKSFGVSFGLLLREGLEAILVIVAIIAYLVKTGNEKLCKQVYIGMGAAIVCSFLLAFLIDILLGGIGQELMEGITMFLAVGVLFWVSNWILSRSEEQAWSRYIKSQVQKSIDEKSGRVLIFSAFLAVLREGAELVLFYKAMLTGGQTDKLFAFYGFLAGVVALIIIYLIFRYSTVRLPLRPFFMFTSILLFLLCISFMGKGVVELTEAGVISGSTVIPAMNGYQNTWLNIYDRAETLIPQLMLVIASVWMILGNLLKERKIKKEAEDSK, encoded by the coding sequence ATGAGAGAATATTTCAAAAAAATTTTTATGGGGATTTGTACTTTTGTTTTGTTATTTGGATTAAATTATACAGTTTTAGAGGCAGCACAAAAGAAAAAATATGATACTTGGCAAGATGTTGCAAAAGATATGAACATCGAGTTTCAAGATGCTAAAAAATCAATTGAAGCAGGAGATGCAGATGCCGCATATAAATTTATGAATAATGCTTATTTTAATTATTATGAGGTTCAAGGCTTTGAAAAAAATGTCATGGTCAATATCTCTGCAAAACGAGTCAATGAAATTGAAGCTATGTTTCGTAAAATTAAGCATACTTTAAAGGGAAATATTGAAGGAAATATTTCAGAATTGGATAAAGAAATTGATTTACTTGCTGTAAAGGTTTATAAGGATGCTATGGTTTTAGATGGGGTAATTTCCGAAGAAGCACCGGATTCTGAAGGAGAACGACTGTTTAAAGGAGAGGTGGCAAGTGCAGATGCCTCTACTATAAAATGGAAGTCTTTTGGAGTATCTTTTGGACTTTTATTGAGAGAAGGTTTGGAAGCCATTTTGGTAATTGTGGCTATTATTGCATATCTTGTAAAAACAGGAAATGAAAAACTATGTAAACAAGTGTATATTGGAATGGGAGCAGCCATTGTATGTTCTTTCCTATTGGCTTTCTTAATTGATATTTTATTAGGAGGAATTGGACAAGAATTGATGGAAGGAATTACGATGTTCCTGGCAGTTGGAGTTTTATTCTGGGTTAGTAACTGGATTCTATCTCGTTCAGAAGAACAAGCTTGGTCACGTTATATTAAATCTCAAGTTCAAAAATCTATTGATGAAAAAAGTGGAAGAGTTTTAATTTTTTCTGCTTTCTTAGCAGTCCTTCGAGAAGGAGCGGAATTGGTATTATTCTACAAGGCAATGTTGACAGGAGGACAAACAGATAAACTATTTGCTTTTTATGGATTTTTAGCTGGTGTTGTTGCTTTGATCATTATTTATCTAATTTTCAGATACAGTACGGTAAGATTACCTTTAAGACCATTCTTTATGTTTACAAGTATTCTTTTATTCTTACTATGTATTTCTTTTATGGGAAAAGGAGTCGTAGAATTGACAGAAGCAGGAGTTATTTCAGGAAGTACAGTTATCCCGGCTATGAATGGATATCAAAATACATGGTTAAATATCTATGATAGAGCGGAAACTCTAATTCCGCAATTGATGCTAGTCATTGCTTCCGTTTGGATGATTTTAGGAAATCTCTTGAAAGAAAGAAAAATAAAAAAAGAAGCAGAAGATTCAAAATAG